The following are encoded in a window of Amycolatopsis lexingtonensis genomic DNA:
- a CDS encoding aldose epimerase family protein: MLEGVPMTAPVPEFFGRAGETDVHRYTLTRPGGLTVRILDYGAVIQSIEAPDRDGEYRDVVLGYPDLYGYVANNHPDAARVFLGAAIGRFANRIAGGTFTLDGVRHRVPQNDGKNSLHGGPAGFDTRVWSATPFPDGLRLTLTSPDGDQGYPGRLAAEVTYRLTSSGLHMTYRATTDAPTVVNLTNHTYWNLAGAGEVYDHRLEIAASRYCPTDAALIPLGSPVDVADTPFDFRRPSPIGARIAAADPQLALADGYDHNWVLDADSPFAARAWDPASGRLLTVRTTEPGLQFYSGNHLPSRGAGFALEAQHFPDSPNRPDFPSTVLRPGEVYHQETVYDLSTADGLPKG; this comes from the coding sequence GTGCTGGAGGGCGTCCCGATGACCGCACCCGTTCCCGAGTTCTTCGGCCGCGCCGGCGAAACGGACGTCCACCGCTACACCCTGACCCGCCCCGGCGGCCTCACCGTCCGGATCCTCGACTACGGCGCGGTGATCCAGTCGATCGAGGCCCCGGACCGCGACGGCGAGTACCGCGACGTCGTCCTCGGCTACCCGGACCTGTACGGCTACGTCGCGAACAACCACCCGGACGCGGCGAGGGTTTTCCTGGGCGCGGCGATCGGCCGCTTCGCCAACCGCATCGCCGGCGGCACGTTCACCCTCGACGGTGTCCGGCACCGGGTGCCGCAGAACGACGGCAAGAACAGCCTCCACGGCGGCCCGGCCGGCTTCGACACGCGGGTGTGGTCCGCGACCCCGTTCCCGGACGGCCTCCGCCTGACTCTGACCAGCCCGGACGGCGACCAGGGCTACCCCGGCCGGCTCGCGGCCGAAGTGACGTACCGCTTGACTTCGTCCGGCCTGCACATGACCTACCGCGCGACGACCGACGCGCCGACGGTCGTCAACCTGACCAACCACACGTACTGGAACCTGGCGGGCGCAGGGGAGGTTTATGACCACCGGCTGGAGATCGCGGCGAGCCGGTATTGCCCCACCGACGCCGCCTTGATCCCCCTCGGCTCCCCGGTCGATGTGGCGGACACGCCGTTCGACTTCCGCCGCCCGTCCCCGATCGGCGCCCGCATCGCTGCGGCCGACCCCCAGCTGGCTCTCGCCGATGGTTACGACCACAACTGGGTGCTGGACGCCGATTCGCCATTTGCCGCGCGGGCTTGGGACCCGGCGTCCGGCCGCCTGCTCACGGTGCGAACGACGGAGCCGGGCCTGCAGTTCTATTCGGGCAACCACCTGCCCTCGCGCGGGGCGGGGTTCGCGCTGGAGGCCCAGCACTTCCCGGACTCGCCGAACCGGCCGGACTTCCCGAGCACGGTCCTGCGGCCGGGAGAGGTGTACCACCAGGAGACGGTGTACGACCTGAGCACGGCGGACGGGCTGCCGAAGGGGTGA
- a CDS encoding MFS transporter codes for MRRPTLLLLALGAFVTTLDNTIVAAGAPSIGRDLALDLGALQWIALGYMLPFAGLLPAGGALVDRWGPRRTLSAALLAFGSGAAAGGLAGSLWLLVAARVLQGVAAAFLVPGLLSLLRTNLDARGRTLGAAVWTACLAAALALGPALGGILSASLGWAWIFFVNLPFVAAMFVLLPATTAPGRTDGATRAPPLAAMVLVTASLVLLTTALAEPRFALPLLAAGAVVGMVFAVRERRARDRLVPAALTGNRVFTGSLGLQLLWGLGISGIFFFTPLLHQEFLGLGPVGAGLPLVLVAVAVIAATPLVPRAVARHCPLRTVAGGLAVVGAGLLALAAVNRIPEIWPRVPGLVLIGAGSAFTVPMTSHALDVVAERHSGTASGLLTAARELSSALGVALIGAVLTAVRAVRLGAGAAPPVALAGGYTAGLLAAAALTFAGALLAVRVAKTRSADTSSPRDKRAVP; via the coding sequence ATGAGGCGGCCGACGCTCCTGCTGCTCGCGCTCGGCGCGTTCGTCACCACGCTCGACAACACCATCGTCGCCGCCGGGGCGCCGTCGATCGGCCGCGACCTCGCGCTCGACCTCGGTGCGCTGCAGTGGATCGCGCTCGGCTACATGCTCCCGTTCGCCGGATTGCTGCCGGCCGGGGGCGCGCTGGTGGACCGCTGGGGACCCCGCCGGACCTTGTCCGCCGCACTGCTCGCGTTCGGCTCCGGCGCGGCCGCCGGCGGGCTGGCCGGGTCGCTGTGGCTGCTGGTCGCCGCCCGCGTGCTGCAGGGCGTGGCGGCCGCGTTCCTGGTGCCCGGCCTGCTGAGCTTGCTGCGCACGAACCTCGACGCGCGGGGCCGGACGCTCGGCGCGGCGGTCTGGACCGCGTGCCTCGCGGCGGCGCTGGCGCTCGGCCCCGCGCTCGGCGGGATCCTGAGCGCTTCCCTGGGCTGGGCCTGGATCTTCTTCGTCAACCTCCCGTTCGTGGCGGCGATGTTCGTGCTGCTGCCGGCGACCACGGCACCCGGCCGCACCGACGGCGCGACCCGCGCACCGCCACTCGCGGCGATGGTCCTGGTGACGGCGAGCCTGGTGCTGCTCACCACCGCGCTGGCCGAACCCCGGTTCGCGCTCCCGCTGCTCGCCGCGGGGGCCGTGGTCGGCATGGTGTTCGCCGTCCGGGAGCGGCGGGCGCGGGACCGGCTGGTCCCGGCGGCGCTGACCGGCAACCGCGTGTTCACCGGCTCGCTCGGCCTGCAACTGCTGTGGGGACTGGGAATTTCCGGGATCTTCTTCTTCACGCCGTTGCTGCACCAGGAGTTCCTCGGGCTCGGTCCGGTCGGGGCCGGCCTGCCGCTGGTCCTGGTCGCGGTGGCGGTCATCGCCGCGACGCCGCTGGTGCCGCGGGCCGTCGCCCGCCACTGTCCACTTCGGACGGTAGCGGGCGGGCTCGCCGTGGTCGGGGCCGGGCTGCTGGCCCTCGCCGCGGTCAACCGGATCCCGGAGATCTGGCCGCGGGTGCCCGGGCTGGTCCTGATCGGCGCGGGGTCGGCCTTCACCGTGCCGATGACGTCGCACGCGCTGGACGTCGTGGCGGAGCGGCATTCCGGCACGGCGTCCGGATTGCTCACCGCCGCCCGGGAGCTGTCGAGCGCGCTCGGCGTCGCGCTGATCGGCGCGGTGCTGACGGCGGTGCGCGCGGTGCGGCTCGGCGCGGGTGCCGCGCCCCCGGTGGCGCTGGCCGGTGGCTACACCGCCGGCCTGCTCGCCGCGGCCGCGCTGACGTTCGCCGGCGCGCTGCTGGCCGTGCGCGTGGCGAAGACCCGTTCCGCCGATACCTCGTCGCCGCGTGACAAACGCGCGGTCCCGTAA
- a CDS encoding MMPL family transporter, whose product MTTLVSWCSRRAGAVVVLWLLALGGLGSAALHTGAAFRDTIDLPAADSTAAANLLRGSGAGGAEERVVARTPDSPIDTGTGRARLDDFAARLAALPHVVAVTPGAVSADRRTAVLTVRFDAPAADLGQGTADALAAVVRDARGLTAGAAGELAAMTAAAPDLGNAGIGLLAAALVLLVTFGSLTCVLLPVLTAAVSVGCALAAVTLLSHVMTVPKISTEIAALLGLGVGVDYALFVLTRYRQGRGDGASPAAALAAAAATSGRSVVFAGVTVCVSLAGLLTVGMPFLDGIAVAAAVSVLLTAFAALTLLPALLRPAAARMRVKPAGNGGRWARLARSVTARPGPYTLAAVLVVAVLALPMTGLRLGVPDAAQDPPGSITRTGAELLADGFGPGAGAPLLVVGTGDASLGTLREAVLARADAGPPAALPGGGWLLTVVPRTAPGDPATTELLTWTRTMAATIGGPDAHVGGLVATQADFSAAITARLPVFLVSVVGISVLLLAWVFRSVLIPLTAAVMNLLTAAATTGAVVHTFGAPIEPYLPVFLFAGLFGLSMDYEVFLIARIQEAWRRHGDTRAAVVDGVAATGRTITAAALIMALVFVSFAFVDARVVREAGVGLTVAVLLDAIVVRCVLVPAVMARLGAANWWFPRRRRVRTRELAGSVR is encoded by the coding sequence ATGACGACGCTCGTATCGTGGTGCTCCCGCCGCGCCGGTGCGGTCGTCGTGCTGTGGCTGCTGGCGTTGGGGGGCCTCGGTTCCGCCGCGCTGCACACCGGCGCGGCCTTCCGCGACACGATCGACCTGCCCGCCGCGGACAGCACCGCGGCGGCGAACCTGCTGCGCGGCAGCGGTGCCGGCGGTGCCGAGGAACGGGTCGTCGCCCGCACGCCGGACAGCCCGATCGACACCGGCACCGGCCGGGCCCGGCTCGACGACTTTGCCGCCCGGCTGGCGGCGCTCCCGCACGTCGTCGCGGTCACCCCCGGCGCGGTGTCGGCCGATCGGCGGACCGCCGTGCTCACCGTGCGGTTCGACGCGCCGGCCGCCGACCTGGGGCAGGGGACGGCCGACGCGCTGGCCGCCGTCGTCCGCGACGCCCGCGGGCTGACCGCCGGGGCGGCCGGCGAGCTCGCCGCGATGACGGCGGCCGCGCCGGATCTGGGCAACGCCGGGATCGGCCTGCTCGCCGCGGCGCTGGTGCTGCTGGTGACCTTCGGCTCGCTGACCTGCGTGCTGCTGCCGGTGCTCACCGCGGCGGTCTCGGTGGGCTGCGCGCTGGCCGCCGTCACGCTGCTCTCGCACGTCATGACCGTCCCGAAGATCAGCACCGAGATCGCCGCCCTGCTGGGGCTCGGCGTCGGCGTCGACTACGCGCTGTTCGTGCTGACCCGCTACCGGCAGGGCCGCGGGGACGGCGCGTCACCGGCGGCCGCGCTGGCCGCCGCCGCGGCGACGTCCGGTCGCAGCGTGGTCTTCGCCGGCGTCACCGTGTGCGTCTCGCTGGCCGGGCTGCTGACCGTCGGCATGCCGTTCCTCGACGGGATCGCCGTGGCCGCCGCGGTTTCGGTGCTGCTGACCGCGTTCGCCGCGCTGACGCTGCTGCCCGCGTTGCTGCGGCCCGCCGCCGCCCGGATGCGCGTCAAGCCGGCGGGGAACGGCGGCCGCTGGGCCCGGCTCGCGCGCTCGGTGACCGCGCGGCCCGGGCCGTACACGCTGGCGGCGGTGCTGGTCGTGGCCGTGCTCGCGCTGCCGATGACCGGGCTGCGGCTCGGCGTGCCGGACGCCGCGCAGGACCCGCCCGGCAGCATCACCCGGACCGGCGCCGAGCTGCTGGCCGACGGGTTCGGTCCCGGCGCCGGCGCCCCGCTGCTGGTGGTGGGCACCGGCGACGCCTCGCTGGGCACGCTGCGGGAGGCGGTGCTCGCCCGCGCCGACGCCGGCCCGCCGGCCGCGCTGCCGGGTGGTGGCTGGCTGCTCACCGTGGTCCCGCGGACCGCGCCCGGCGACCCGGCCACCACCGAGCTGCTGACCTGGACGCGGACCATGGCGGCGACGATCGGCGGCCCGGACGCGCACGTCGGCGGGCTCGTCGCGACCCAGGCCGACTTCTCGGCGGCGATCACCGCGCGGCTGCCGGTGTTCCTGGTCAGCGTCGTAGGCATCTCGGTCCTGCTGCTCGCCTGGGTGTTCCGCAGTGTGCTGATCCCGCTGACGGCGGCGGTGATGAACCTGCTGACGGCGGCCGCGACGACGGGCGCGGTGGTCCACACCTTCGGCGCCCCGATCGAGCCGTACCTGCCGGTGTTCCTGTTCGCCGGGCTGTTCGGGCTGTCGATGGACTACGAGGTCTTCCTCATCGCGCGCATCCAGGAAGCCTGGCGCCGCCACGGCGACACCCGGGCCGCGGTCGTCGACGGCGTCGCGGCGACCGGCCGGACCATCACCGCGGCCGCGCTGATCATGGCGCTGGTGTTCGTGTCGTTCGCCTTCGTCGACGCCCGGGTCGTGCGGGAAGCGGGCGTCGGGCTGACCGTCGCCGTGCTGCTGGACGCGATCGTCGTGCGGTGCGTGCTCGTGCCCGCGGTGATGGCCCGCCTCGGCGCCGCGAACTGGTGGTTCCCGCGCCGGCGCCGCGTCCGCACCCGTGAGCTGGCCGGGAGCGTGCGATGA
- a CDS encoding transporter substrate-binding domain-containing protein: MGDLSADLAPTGVLRAAINLGNPVLAHGTAAEPGGVTVDIAREVGARLGVEVELLCFDAARKSFEALTSGAADLCFLAIEPARAAEVAFTAPYVVIEGVYVVPDGSPVRSPADVDRPGVRVGVKQGSAYDLYLTRTLSHATIVRGEDGVVAFEEQGLEVAAGIRQPMTAYVAAHPGTRVVEERFMQIQQAAGTTPGRRPETIGFLRDLVEELKANGFVADALRRADQADATVAG; encoded by the coding sequence ATGGGAGATCTTTCCGCCGACCTCGCGCCCACCGGTGTGCTGCGTGCCGCCATCAACCTCGGCAATCCGGTGCTCGCGCACGGGACCGCGGCCGAGCCCGGCGGGGTCACCGTCGATATCGCGCGCGAGGTGGGTGCACGGCTGGGCGTCGAGGTGGAACTCTTGTGCTTCGACGCCGCGCGGAAGTCGTTCGAGGCGCTGACCTCAGGGGCGGCCGACCTCTGCTTCCTGGCGATCGAACCGGCGCGCGCGGCCGAGGTGGCTTTCACCGCGCCCTACGTCGTCATCGAAGGCGTGTACGTCGTTCCGGACGGCTCGCCGGTCCGCTCCCCCGCCGACGTCGACCGGCCGGGCGTGCGGGTCGGGGTCAAGCAGGGGTCGGCGTACGACCTCTACCTGACCCGGACGCTCTCGCACGCGACGATCGTCCGCGGCGAGGACGGCGTCGTCGCCTTCGAAGAGCAGGGCCTGGAGGTGGCCGCCGGGATCCGGCAGCCGATGACGGCCTACGTGGCCGCACACCCCGGGACTCGGGTCGTCGAGGAGCGGTTCATGCAGATCCAACAGGCGGCGGGGACCACGCCGGGCCGCCGTCCCGAGACCATCGGGTTCCTGCGCGACCTGGTCGAGGAACTGAAGGCGAACGGCTTCGTCGCCGACGCCCTGCGCCGCGCCGACCAGGCCGACGCGACGGTCGCCGGCTGA
- a CDS encoding helix-turn-helix domain-containing protein — MTTTTQMIPFPRGTGRARQLWCSLPTEVARRFRPHADPLARRILEEVQRAVPEYAKPLEGEFGKVIVLAIEQAVLSCIDSIEDLPSTQDDWASLFVEVGKRVHHDGGSVNSLQAAYRAGGRAAWRYIAELGQAHRFPAAVLCIGAEAIFAYVDEISAYSVEGYTLAQAMAAGTLERRRRRLLELLLATPPSSPSTLATMAEAARWPMPEQVVVIALEPWTGPHPPPSPRFADDVLIDLDGAEPCVLTPHPDRDLLGLEGRLPGRRAAVGPRVRPADAATSARWARRTLDLARRGLTGDHPVTHTADHLATHWLLLDRFLLDELSAKVLAPFADLTAKQQTRLAETLLCWLEHNGSTPEIAQALGIHPQTVRYRVSQLTELFGDQLADPARRLEIQMALRAHQLLGTRASGS, encoded by the coding sequence ATGACGACGACCACTCAGATGATCCCGTTCCCCCGGGGCACCGGCCGCGCCCGCCAGCTGTGGTGCTCACTGCCGACGGAGGTCGCGCGGCGGTTCCGGCCGCACGCCGACCCGCTCGCCCGGCGGATCCTCGAGGAGGTTCAGCGGGCCGTGCCCGAGTACGCCAAGCCCCTCGAAGGCGAGTTCGGCAAGGTGATCGTGCTCGCGATCGAGCAGGCGGTGCTCAGCTGCATCGACAGCATCGAGGATCTTCCGTCCACACAGGACGATTGGGCGAGCTTGTTCGTGGAGGTCGGCAAACGCGTCCACCACGACGGTGGCAGCGTCAACTCCCTGCAGGCCGCCTACCGCGCGGGCGGGCGCGCGGCGTGGCGGTACATCGCGGAACTCGGGCAGGCGCACCGCTTCCCGGCCGCGGTGCTCTGCATCGGCGCGGAGGCGATTTTCGCTTACGTGGACGAGATTTCGGCGTATTCGGTCGAGGGGTACACGCTGGCGCAGGCGATGGCGGCGGGCACGCTCGAACGCCGTCGCCGCAGGTTGCTCGAACTGCTGCTCGCCACCCCGCCGTCGTCGCCGTCGACGCTCGCCACGATGGCCGAAGCCGCGCGGTGGCCGATGCCGGAGCAGGTCGTGGTCATCGCGCTCGAGCCGTGGACCGGACCGCACCCGCCGCCGTCACCGCGGTTCGCCGACGACGTGCTGATCGATCTCGACGGCGCCGAGCCCTGCGTGCTGACCCCGCACCCGGACCGCGACCTGCTCGGCCTCGAAGGCCGCCTGCCCGGCCGGCGCGCGGCGGTCGGCCCCCGCGTCCGCCCGGCCGACGCGGCGACGTCGGCGCGGTGGGCCCGCCGCACGCTCGACCTGGCCCGCCGCGGCCTGACCGGCGACCACCCGGTGACGCACACGGCCGACCACCTCGCGACGCACTGGCTGCTGCTCGACCGGTTTCTGCTGGACGAGCTGTCGGCCAAGGTCCTCGCGCCGTTCGCGGACCTGACGGCGAAGCAGCAGACCCGGCTGGCCGAGACACTGCTGTGCTGGCTGGAGCACAACGGGAGCACCCCGGAGATCGCGCAGGCGCTGGGGATCCACCCCCAGACGGTCCGCTACCGGGTGAGTCAGCTGACCGAACTGTTCGGCGACCAACTGGCGGATCCGGCGCGGCGCCTGGAGATCCAGATGGCGTTGCGCGCCCACCAGTTGCTGGGGACGCGCGCCTCGGGCTCTTGA
- a CDS encoding fatty acyl-AMP ligase — protein METISQPIPGTPEKLDDGESFATLLARWARVLGGETAVTYLDHRAAADGRAVTLTWRALDERVDAVAARLADIAAPGERAAVLAGQSADYVVAFLGALRAGLVAVPLFAPGLPGHEGRLAGALADCTPRVVLTTAADFDAVRQFLIRPKAGGRGAAADPRDATVSAVAAVGSGTNDTVTAGPEVVAVDAVPEAEAREWPRPDPDAVAYLQYTSGSTRSPAGVVLTHRNVLANARQACAAYGVESRTTSTVSWLPLFHDMGLILGIGAPMVGGMAAVLMDPLAFLERPARWLQALSASPGAISAAPNFAYAYSASRVTEAEKDFLELSRVVSLINGSEPVLPATIAKFQDAFGGCGLRPEVHRSSYGLAEATVLVSVTGSGKEPRQVTFDRDRLAAGFAVPAASGTTLVSCGRPAGQRVRIADPVTGNAAEPGEVGEIRVSGPNVGRGYWGRPDASAAIFGLPPLDPDTGAGWLATGDLGVLFDGELFVTGRLKDLVVVDGRNHYPQDIEQTVEAHPAVRPHSAAAFAIDVPDGEAAVVVLERAKDAEADVADAVADLRAAVSAGHGLRLHDVVFLAPGEVPRTSSGKISRARCRASYADGSLAERRLA, from the coding sequence ATGGAAACCATTTCCCAGCCGATTCCCGGTACGCCGGAAAAGCTCGACGACGGCGAATCGTTCGCGACCCTGCTGGCCCGGTGGGCGCGGGTGCTCGGCGGCGAAACCGCCGTCACGTACCTGGACCACCGCGCCGCCGCGGACGGTCGCGCGGTCACGCTCACCTGGCGGGCGCTCGACGAGCGGGTCGACGCGGTCGCGGCGCGGCTCGCGGACATCGCGGCGCCGGGGGAGCGGGCGGCGGTACTGGCCGGGCAGTCGGCCGACTACGTCGTGGCTTTCCTCGGCGCGCTGCGGGCCGGGCTGGTCGCCGTGCCGCTGTTCGCCCCGGGGCTCCCCGGCCACGAAGGCCGCCTGGCCGGGGCGCTCGCCGACTGCACCCCGCGGGTCGTGCTCACCACCGCGGCGGACTTCGACGCGGTGCGCCAGTTCCTGATCCGACCGAAAGCAGGCGGACGCGGGGCCGCAGCCGATCCGCGCGACGCAACAGTTTCCGCCGTGGCTGCCGTCGGATCGGGAACCAACGACACAGTCACCGCCGGGCCCGAGGTCGTCGCCGTGGACGCGGTGCCGGAGGCCGAAGCGCGCGAGTGGCCGCGGCCCGATCCGGACGCCGTCGCCTACCTGCAGTACACGTCGGGCTCGACGCGCTCGCCCGCGGGCGTGGTGCTGACCCACCGCAACGTGCTCGCCAACGCCCGGCAGGCCTGCGCGGCCTACGGGGTCGAGAGCCGGACGACGTCGACGGTGAGCTGGCTGCCGCTGTTCCACGACATGGGCCTGATCCTGGGTATCGGCGCGCCGATGGTCGGCGGGATGGCGGCGGTGCTGATGGACCCGCTGGCGTTCCTCGAGCGGCCCGCGCGGTGGTTGCAAGCGCTTTCGGCGAGCCCGGGGGCGATCAGCGCGGCCCCCAACTTCGCCTACGCCTACAGCGCTTCCCGCGTGACCGAGGCCGAAAAGGACTTCCTGGAGCTGAGCCGGGTCGTGTCGCTGATCAACGGCAGCGAACCGGTGCTCCCGGCCACGATCGCGAAGTTCCAGGACGCCTTCGGCGGGTGCGGGCTGCGGCCTGAAGTCCACCGATCGTCCTACGGCCTGGCGGAGGCCACCGTGCTCGTTTCCGTGACCGGCAGCGGGAAGGAACCCCGGCAGGTCACGTTCGACCGGGACCGCCTCGCCGCCGGGTTCGCCGTGCCGGCCGCGTCCGGCACCACGCTCGTCTCGTGCGGCCGCCCGGCCGGCCAGCGGGTGCGGATCGCCGACCCGGTGACCGGAAATGCCGCCGAGCCGGGGGAAGTCGGCGAAATCCGGGTCAGCGGGCCGAACGTCGGCCGCGGCTACTGGGGACGGCCCGACGCGTCCGCGGCGATCTTCGGCCTGCCCCCGCTGGACCCGGACACCGGTGCGGGCTGGCTGGCGACCGGCGACCTCGGCGTGCTCTTCGACGGCGAGCTGTTCGTCACCGGCCGGCTCAAGGACCTGGTCGTCGTCGACGGCCGCAACCACTACCCGCAGGACATCGAGCAGACGGTGGAGGCACACCCGGCCGTGCGGCCCCACTCGGCGGCGGCCTTCGCGATCGACGTCCCCGACGGAGAGGCGGCGGTGGTCGTGCTGGAACGCGCGAAGGACGCCGAAGCCGACGTCGCCGACGCGGTCGCGGACCTGCGGGCCGCGGTGTCGGCCGGGCACGGGCTGCGCCTGCACGACGTCGTCTTCCTGGCGCCCGGCGAGGTGCCGCGGACGTCGAGCGGGAAGATCAGCCGGGCCCGCTGCCGGGCGTCCTATGCGGACGGTTCGCTGGCCGAGCGGCGGCTCGCGTGA